The genomic stretch TACGCCTAGCATTGCAGCTGATTTTGAGATCAGCGGCACACTTGAGGTCAATTACGGTCTTGATCTCACGGTATGTATATCGTTTCTGGCTGCTTGTGTCATCACTAACCTTCTCAGGTACCTGATGGATCCAGCCTTCGAGTAGAGATTACAGACCTCGGCAAGAGTCGTCTCACTGGCTTCCAAGAAACAGCACTAACACCGCTTCCCGTCAGCGTCAACGTTACCAATGCTGAGCTCCTGCTTGGTCTTGCATTCAAGCCCTCGATTCCCATCGGATTTGAGTTCCTCGGCCAATTGAAAGCTGAAGTCACAGCTACAATGAACCTACCCCGTCTGGACGCAAAGCTATCAAGTAACATTGCACACAGCTGTGGTAACAACAGTAACTCAACCGCACCCTTCGCAAACAAAACAGAGGCACTGTCGACTGATCTCCTCGCTCTCGGCCCCATCGCCTTGGTGGAAGCCAATGTCTCCCTCTCCATGGATCTCGCTTTCAATGTCAACTTTCCATTTCTCCCACCAGGTCTGAATGCAATCAATCTTGCAGCAAACCTATTTACAGCAGTCTTCCCATTGATCAATGGGTGTGCGGCGCCATCGTCTGCTTTTGACAAAATCAGGGGTATCAAAGCTCCCCCACCGCCTCCAGACGCTGCCGGTCAGATGATGACTGCTATGGATGCGATGAACTCTACTGCAACCGGGAAGGCGCTCAATTACACTGCAGCTGCGGTAACGGGATACGATACCACCAGGAAAGTCGGTGATGTGGCTCCCACACTGGCTCCCAACATTACCTTTTTACTGCCCAACAGCCAGACCGTGGAAGCGACATCGGTAGCTCGCAATACGACGAAACTGGCAAGCTCAACGCCAGCCGCAACTACGACACGTAGCTCTACTGCGGAGATGACTAGCAAGGCGGCATCTCAACCCCCAAAAACGACTGAGACACTTTCTAGCAAAGCCGCATCTGCAACAATGTCAGCCAACGTAACCATGGAGGCTTCCACTCGTATCCATTCATCTACCCGCCTATCCTGGAACACCACCGCCACAGCCAACAACACCATGGCTGCAACATCAGCGCCCGCCAACCTCGCTACATCATGTGCAGCACCAAGCGTCATCACAGTCACGGATACCGTGACCAGCACCATAACACAGCAGATGACCGTAACAGAAACATCAAAGGCCGCCGAGATCCCACTCACTTCAATGCTCAGCTCCATGGGCGTGATGTCCAGCGCCTCCGCAGAATCCAGCACCGCAGCATCTTCAACCCCTCCAGCAGCCGTCTCCCCCACAGCACCAGCACCCCTGTTCTCCCTATCCCCAGAGCCTACCACCTCTTCCACAGCAGTAGCAGCACCGCTGTTTCCCTTAGATCCCGAATTAATCAGCTCCTCCGCCGCCCCATCCGCAGACGCAGCTACAGCATCCctcctttcttcttctacaCCCGCCGCTTCCACACCTTCCGCCGCTGCAGCTCCTGCTATTTCCATCACATCCAGCGCGGCGCCTCAACCTGTATCTAGCACAGCGACGGCGGCGGCAGAGGTCCTGCCACCGCTTGCACCGGTTATTACCATGCAACCGGGTTTCCTGGTACCGAGTAATGCGAGTGCGTTGCCTGTGCAGCAGACGACGGGGATTACGGAGTTTACGGGTAAGGCGGCGCGCGGGGTTGATATGGGTGGGTTGAGGTTGTGGGCTGGTGTTTTGGTGTTGGGGTTGGTTGTAGTGTGATGGGTTGTTTAATGGGTGGGGTTGAGCTTGTGGGTGTGGACTTGGATGTGAATTTTGATGTGTGGATTTGATACCCCCGTTGTTGTAGATTGTAGTGGATAGTTTTATTGTTGAATACCGATTGTTTTCTTTAGTGCCTGATACGCTCTCTCTTTCAGTCCGATAGGCTCTTAAACTGAGTATGCAGGCTCTCTGTTTCCACTAAAGGGGCCGCAACTTTTCTCTGTCTGGGCACATGCAGTTTTGAATGCAACAATGCTCACGTGGCCTTGACTGCAAAGTTTTATTTTGTTTCCTTAACGTTTAATATATAGTTCTAAACGCACGTTCTCAGTCTAGTAGAGTATGTGTGACAGTTAGGGAAAGAGGGGCTGACTGTACATGCATGGTGACCTAGGGATTTGTTGACTGCAGCTGGAGAAAGCCCGCGCTAGCTACATTGAGCTTTGGTGGCCTGGCTTCTAGGCTGCTACTTCTTCTATCATTCAGCCTCGCTATCCTTTCACGCTCCACCACCTCATCGTTCTCTATGCATGAACTTCGTTCCTCTAAAGATGGTCATACGCGAAGAATTCTTGCGCATTGTTGCGAATATTGCTCTGGACGTTACAGATTCGAGTTTGACTGGCTTTCGCTGTACCGTGACCCACACCGTTCTAACCGGCCGCTCGATGAAACCACTTGCTTTTGGATGCAGCTCACAATGATATCTGTCTGTATCTTGTTCCGAACTTTAGATCGGTAATTTTCGATATGAGTCTCTGCCCCTGATGGGGTGCTGTCGATATGGTCAGAAGAATATTCGGGAGAATGTGAGTTTTTTTATCAAGGATCATACGCGTAATGCCACACCGACGTCTTAAACAAGATTATGTTACTGATGATCAGCTAGTTAATCTACAAGAAGGAGAGCTTGTCGCACTTCCAGGAAACACCTCGTCGTCTGAGACGTTCAGAACAATCAAACATTGGCTCCGCAAGTGTACTACTAGGCATGCAAATTGCCCTAGAAGTGGACTCTTGCGGCCAAGAGACGCGCTACAAGTGGTTAGATTCTTGCATATCCTGCGTAAGACGGTCTTACTTGAGGAAAGAGCATACCCGGGGCAGTATGCATGCTTGAGTCATTGCTGGGGTAATCCGAGGAATCTTATCAAAACGACCCTAGGTAACAAGCACTCTCACGTCATATCAGGTGTTCCTATTGAAGATCTACCGGAAACATACCAGGACGCCGTGTTTTTCTGTAGAAATATTGGGGTGGACTATATATGGATTGACAGTTTATGTATCGTTCAAGACGATGATCGGGACTGGCGCGAACAAGCATCTCGTATGGGAGATATCTATGAAAAGTCTTTCGTTACAATCGCAGCGGTTGCATCTCATGACGCTTCCGAGGGGCTCTTCAGAAAGACACCTGATTCTCGTATAGGTTTTGCTGTGCCAAGATTCCCCTGGATACATGTGCGAAAGCAGGTTGAGAAGCCTAACGACAGCGATGACTCCTACTCACAAGCTACTGTGCCATATATCTGGCCATTATACAGACGCGGGTGGACATACCAAGAACTCAACCTGTCGCCGCGTGTGATTCGTTATGGCCCTGAAGAGGTGATCTGGAGCTGTCGTGAGAAGATGGCCTTTGAGGGCGATCCAAGTTTGGACCAATCCCTAAGCTATACTGGATTCACGAACCGGGACCTGGCAAGAAGCGCTTTGACTACACAGAAGATGTGGCACAGGATTGTGGAGGGTTATGCCTACCGAAAACTCACCTTCCAAAAAGACCAGCTACCCGCCATCGCCGCCTTTGTGAGCCGGATCCAAGCGGCCTATCCAGAAAAACGATATATAGCTGGCCTCTGGGAAGATACCCTGCGCTTTGATCTTTTATGGGCACACTATGGACAATATTATCATCCTTCTGGATTCAAGCCAACCTGGTCTTGGATATCAATCACAGATCCAATCGAATGGGCTGCCCACCCGGATTCATATCAGCCCCTCCCTTGCACCAAGATAGTTCGAATTGTATATGCTACAACAGGACCGTCAGTTCTTGGAGATATTGTAGAAGCCTCAATCACGATGGAGGCTCCTGTTTTAAAGTTCAAGGAAGAATTTTGGCCTCATGCGATAAGCCTTCCTCCCCGCTATAGTCCAAGCGAAATGGACATAAGGGTACCTCTCGAGGTCGCATTTGGACCAGTCATACTAAGATACAAGTTTTGGGATTCCCAGGAGCCTGGTAGTCCGGAATACGATTATCCGAACGCAGATGCTTTTGCCATCCCTTTGATCGGGCTGAGAGAAGGGGGCAATGTGCGAAGCCATGCGTGTAACACAAACTACTTATTGGTGAAAGAGACTAGTCAGCCAGGAGAGTATAGAAGAGTAGGAACAGGGTTTGTTCATTTACGGGAGGTTTGCGCGTTGCCTCCACTTTCTCCAAACAGTCCAGTTAAGGATAATATGCAAGAGGGTATCCTGAGACAGGCAAGATGGGAGGCTGACGAAAAGCTCAATGAAGAACTGGGACAGATGAATACACAGTTGTTCAAACTTGTATAATATATGCATGGTTCTAAGATCAATAGATGCAACAAAGCTGGACATGTTTTCTTTCTAAACCTACAACACAATGCATGACGTCATCGTCATATTTGTTTGCTCTTTTCTATTTCACACTGTCACAATCCTCTAGTTACCATTTCGTTGCATTGAGCAAGATGCTCCTCGCTTGCTCTCGTACGCTCTCCAGAATATCCTTTGCGCTCTCCACCTGCCTCACCAGTCCCACACCCGTACCCGCCCAGATCGCCGCACGCCCTTGCAAGCCCGTCTTGAACCCTCTATCCTCCTCCTTTATAGCTTCATTATGCCGTCTCTGTATCTCTTCCAACGCCACGCCGTCTTCATGATCCCTATGACTCTGCGCCACCAACGCCCGTCCATCGTACAACTCAGGCCAGATGTTCGGACCGCGCAGCTGGTCAAACAACTTTGACCTTGCAGTCACCTGACCACCATCCTGCGCCTCGACCACCGCAGCCTGGTAGTTTGGATGCAAATTAATCTCCTTCGAGGCCAAAAACCGCGTCCCCATTACCACGCCCTGCGCCCCAAGTGTCAGCGCAGCAGCAACACCCCGACCATCTACCACACCCCCCGAAGCAACCAGTGGAATATGAGAAAACCCTTCAGCAGCAAGTGCATCCGACGCCTCTGGCAACAGCGAGATAATAGAAGCACCCTTTTCAAACCC from Pyrenophora tritici-repentis strain M4 chromosome 1, whole genome shotgun sequence encodes the following:
- a CDS encoding Herpes-BLLF1 multi-domain protein, producing MRFLRASQVCAIVAIACFSTDVTAVVVGEGFETHRVLRAATKRSDLYRRSMRITKKFETELAYVEEENVWTNKETFASQVKVGSQRPVFTLEDHEHHLQDVQCSPDGIKLHFVDTSSARDARAATDGGLVITAHAGCNSESERAVYQVNNVSLSPNETVLDLAATRTTWDAAFDNLDIAFGHTKDEHLYRRHSDFDKIRKRQSTLAIPADTPDNVTTALFDLTSELRDHVFNVKEFLKGVADVDVPDLPIEIGCKECSTRGKLALTQGAFKFDASQIDLIPDFLQGGDDGKSIDKVITGGFMELVATGVGARVELFARPVRSGSFEVALFSVPIVGFSIPGIGKAGAVFTPSIAADFEISGTLEVNYGLDLTVPDGSSLRVEITDLGKSRLTGFQETALTPLPVSVNVTNAELLLGLAFKPSIPIGFEFLGQLKAEVTATMNLPRLDAKLSSNIAHSCGNNSNSTAPFANKTEALSTDLLALGPIALVEANVSLSMDLAFNVNFPFLPPGLNAINLAANLFTAVFPLINGCAAPSSAFDKIRGIKAPPPPPDAAGQMMTAMDAMNSTATGKALNYTAAAVTGYDTTRKVGDVAPTLAPNITFLLPNSQTVEATSVARNTTKLASSTPAATTTRSSTAEMTSKAASQPPKTTETLSSKAASATMSANVTMEASTRIHSSTRLSWNTTATANNTMAATSAPANLATSCAAPSVITVTDTVTSTITQQMTVTETSKAAEIPLTSMLSSMGVMSSASAESSTAASSTPPAAVSPTAPAPLFSLSPEPTTSSTAVAAPLFPLDPELISSSAAPSADAATASLLSSSTPAASTPSAAAAPAISITSSAAPQPVSSTATAAAEVLPPLAPVITMQPGFLVPSNASALPVQQTTGITEFTGFAVPRFPWIHVRKQVEKPNDSDDSYSQATVPYIWPLYRRGWTYQELNLSPRVIRYGPEEVIWSCREKMAFEGDPSLDQSLSYTGFTNRDLARSALTTQKMWHRIVEGYAYRKLTFQKDQLPAIAAFVSRIQAAYPEKRYIAGLWEDTLRFDLLWAHYGQYYHPSGFKPTWSWISITDPIEWAAHPDSYQPLPCTKIVRIVYATTGPSVLGDIVEASITMEAPVLKFKEEFWPHAISLPPRYSPSEMDIRVPLEVAFGPVILRYKFWDSQEPGSPEYDYPNADAFAIPLIGLREGGNVRSHACNTNYLLVKETSQPGEYRRVGTGFVHLREVCALPPLSPNSPVKDNMQEGILRQARWEADEKLNEELGQMNTQLFKLV
- a CDS encoding NMO multi-domain protein gives rise to the protein MSSLKQHLPWTTTPLIINAPMAGFAGGKIASAVTLSGGLGMIGSAFSMTEVRKELSIAASVFNNNPVPTLSNTLPIGLGFLPFVLNMSDALPVIEEFKPAVVWLFVPKSLDDYAKWVPAIREVSPESKIWIQLGSVAAAVYVARIARPDVLCLQGADAGGHGFEKGASIISLLPEASDALAAEGFSHIPLVASGGVVDGRGVAAALTLGAQGVVMGTRFLASKEINLHPNYQAAVVEAQDGGQVTARSKLFDQLRGPNIWPELYDGRALVAQSHRDHEDGVALEEIQRRHNEAIKEEDRGFKTGLQGRAAIWAGTGVGLVRQVESAKDILESVREQARSILLNATKW